A stretch of the Candidatus Bathyarchaeota archaeon genome encodes the following:
- the dapA gene encoding 4-hydroxy-tetrahydrodipicolinate synthase, with amino-acid sequence MKLEGIFIPNVTPFREDGGLDKEALSSLMEYWMEAGISGRAVNASTGEGPLLSREEKAELLELAVERVRGRGIVIAGSGEIGTRETIELTKDALDIGADAALVITPYFYRPTDEELYRHYSTLLSKVDIPVILYNVPKFTGYSIKAGVIKRIAEEHSNLIGVKESGGDPGTLAEIINLVGERLSVLSGSGDTLLPALTLGGKGGVLAIANVIPEICVALYKAYKRGESVEAGRLQVVISALNKVLVRDLNQASALKKALNLMGRWAGYPRPPILPISQADEERVIEALVRIGALKGEEVKSP; translated from the coding sequence ATGAAGCTGGAGGGAATATTCATCCCCAATGTCACCCCATTCCGAGAGGATGGGGGGCTGGATAAGGAGGCTCTCTCAAGCCTAATGGAGTATTGGATGGAGGCGGGCATCTCAGGGCGCGCCGTCAACGCAAGCACGGGTGAAGGCCCCCTCCTATCAAGGGAGGAGAAGGCCGAGCTCCTTGAGCTCGCAGTGGAGAGGGTGAGAGGAAGAGGTATCGTCATAGCCGGGAGTGGGGAGATTGGAACAAGGGAGACCATAGAGCTGACTAAGGATGCGTTGGATATAGGGGCTGACGCCGCTCTAGTCATTACGCCCTACTTCTACAGACCCACTGACGAGGAGCTATACAGGCACTATTCAACCCTCCTCTCCAAGGTCGACATCCCCGTAATCCTCTACAACGTCCCAAAGTTCACAGGGTACTCCATCAAGGCAGGGGTGATAAAGAGGATCGCCGAGGAGCACTCCAACCTGATAGGCGTGAAGGAGAGCGGGGGAGACCCAGGAACCCTAGCCGAGATCATAAACCTAGTAGGTGAGAGACTCAGCGTCTTGTCTGGGTCAGGGGATACTCTGCTACCAGCCCTCACCCTTGGTGGTAAAGGTGGCGTACTAGCCATAGCCAACGTCATCCCTGAGATCTGCGTGGCTCTATACAAGGCCTACAAGAGGGGGGAGAGCGTGGAGGCGGGTCGGCTCCAGGTGGTGATCTCCGCCCTCAACAAGGTTCTTGTGAGAGACCTTAACCAGGCCTCGGCCCTGAAGAAGGCCCTTAACCTGATGGGGCGATGGGCAGGTTATCCTAGGCCCCCCATCTTGCCCATATCCCAGGCTGATGAGGAGAGGGTCATCGAGGCCTTGGTGAGGATTGGAGCCCTTAAGGGGGAAGAGGTTAAAAGTCCCTAA
- a CDS encoding M42 family metallopeptidase, protein MSLMERLERLTLAHGPPGQEDEVRDLIAREVLETADEVLVDRMGNLIAVRRGEEGPRVMLCAHMDEVGFVVKHIDEEGWVWFEAHGGINERLLQGQRVSILTDKGRVDGVVGAKGRHLITEEEASRLTPMREMWIDVGARSRSEAEELGVRVGDLGTFEKRFSRLARGDLVCATSIDDRAGCLALIEALKRLGEQEATVFAVFSVQEEVGCRGAMTAAFRLDPDVALIVDTTYGLDPATTPKETRLRIGEGPSIRALERSRASMMGHVVNRRIFRRLVETAEEEGIPHQMEVTAMAVTDAATVHLSRAGIPTGEVLIPRRYSHSPIEVASLRDIENASKLISSFIDRIDSKLIGGLERKLK, encoded by the coding sequence ATGAGTTTAATGGAGAGGCTTGAGAGGCTTACCCTAGCCCATGGTCCCCCAGGACAGGAGGATGAGGTGAGAGACCTCATAGCAAGGGAGGTCTTAGAAACAGCAGATGAGGTTTTAGTGGATAGGATGGGGAATCTCATAGCTGTGAGGAGGGGGGAGGAAGGGCCTAGGGTGATGCTATGCGCCCATATGGATGAGGTTGGGTTTGTGGTAAAGCACATCGATGAGGAGGGGTGGGTCTGGTTCGAGGCCCATGGAGGGATAAATGAGAGGCTCCTCCAGGGTCAGAGGGTCTCAATCCTCACGGATAAGGGGAGGGTTGATGGAGTTGTGGGGGCGAAGGGGAGGCACCTCATCACCGAGGAGGAGGCCAGCAGGCTGACGCCGATGAGGGAGATGTGGATAGATGTAGGAGCCCGGAGCAGAAGTGAGGCTGAAGAACTCGGAGTGCGGGTGGGAGACCTTGGAACCTTCGAGAAGAGGTTCAGCAGGCTGGCGAGAGGAGACCTCGTCTGCGCGACCTCGATAGATGACAGGGCAGGCTGCCTAGCCTTAATCGAGGCGTTAAAGAGGCTGGGAGAACAGGAGGCCACGGTGTTCGCGGTCTTCTCCGTCCAGGAGGAGGTGGGCTGTAGGGGGGCCATGACTGCGGCGTTCCGCCTAGATCCCGACGTGGCCCTTATAGTCGATACTACCTATGGGTTGGATCCAGCCACAACACCCAAGGAGACTAGGTTGAGGATCGGTGAAGGCCCCTCGATCAGGGCTCTTGAACGCTCTAGGGCCTCGATGATGGGGCATGTAGTCAACAGAAGGATCTTCAGACGCCTCGTTGAGACCGCGGAGGAGGAGGGCATCCCACACCAGATGGAGGTGACCGCCATGGCCGTAACCGACGCCGCGACGGTACATTTATCAAGGGCTGGAATCCCCACGGGGGAGGTGCTTATCCCTCGAAGGTACTCCCACTCGCCGATCGAGGTCGCATCTTTGAGGGATATAGAGAACGCATCTAAGCTGATCTCATCTTTCATTGATAGGATCGACTCCAAATTGATTGGAGGATTAGAGAGGAAACTTAAATAG
- a CDS encoding fumarate hydratase C-terminal domain-containing protein: MPKEVRLKTPLSDEEVRGLEVGDVVYLNGTVFTARDLAHRRIIKYLENGEGLEEDLEGGALFHAGPVVRRRNGGWEVTAIGPTSSIRMEPFSEVIVGRLGVKAIIGKGGMGDGTLSALRRYCGVYLISPPGCAVIQGKALRRVLRVHWLDLGMPEAMWVLEAKDWGPLIVGMDSKGESIFRRVRERALKRISELFHEG, from the coding sequence ATGCCTAAGGAGGTGAGGCTAAAAACCCCTCTCAGCGATGAGGAGGTTAGAGGTCTCGAGGTCGGGGATGTGGTTTATCTTAACGGAACGGTCTTCACGGCTAGAGACCTGGCTCATAGAAGGATAATCAAGTATCTTGAGAATGGAGAGGGGCTGGAGGAGGATCTTGAGGGGGGAGCATTATTCCATGCGGGACCCGTGGTGAGGAGGAGGAATGGAGGTTGGGAGGTCACAGCTATAGGGCCCACATCTAGCATCAGGATGGAGCCCTTCTCAGAGGTCATAGTTGGGAGGCTGGGGGTGAAGGCGATCATCGGGAAGGGAGGGATGGGGGATGGAACCCTCTCCGCCCTTAGGAGGTATTGTGGGGTCTATCTCATCTCCCCACCTGGCTGCGCCGTTATTCAGGGAAAGGCCCTCAGGAGGGTTCTCAGGGTGCACTGGCTGGACTTGGGCATGCCTGAGGCCATGTGGGTTCTAGAAGCCAAGGATTGGGGGCCCCTGATAGTCGGTATGGACTCCAAGGGCGAAAGCATATTCAGAAGGGTCAGGGAGAGAGCCCTAAAAAGGATATCAGAGCTATTTCATGAAGGGTAA
- a CDS encoding AMP-binding protein, which translates to MGGEGYPEGVPKSINYPEIPLYALLENSARKHPNREAILYYGRRLSYIQLWDEVRRLASSLIALGLGKGDRVGIILPNTPHFPVAYYATLAAGGVVVAINPINPRDEVERELNEAGVELVISLDRFEDKVPVERFKVILARAESYLPWHLRVIVGLRRRTHQRKGLRFEELLKGPRLEKTVEVDPMRDLAAIQYSGGTSGPPKGVMLTHFNLVANALQSYHWARGWGYSPKPLPAGYPYVICAIPFFHIYGMTVALNEPILSSSTLILIPEPKPEEIMKAIQRYQATHFPATPRMIREIVEHPERGRYNLRSLVTCVTGGARMEVEVEERFRELTGAIVHHGYGLTEAGPVTHCTPQKCSKRGSAGLPYPDTKAKIVDLQIGEFEMPPGREGELVVSGPQVMVGYWKDPEATARALRGGWLYTGDVARMDEQGYIYIVERKDERVISSGHSVWPSRVEEVLMSHPSVEEAAAVGVLDPVRCATEIKAFIVLRPGWRLEDVRDSLMETCRKMLEPYEVPDRIVAVDSLPRTPLGKVNKKILREWSSHELS; encoded by the coding sequence ATGGGCGGAGAAGGATACCCGGAGGGGGTTCCCAAGTCCATAAACTATCCTGAGATCCCCCTATACGCCCTACTAGAGAACTCTGCAAGGAAGCATCCGAACAGGGAGGCCATATTATATTATGGAAGGAGGCTCAGCTACATCCAGCTCTGGGATGAGGTTAGGAGGCTCGCCTCCTCCCTGATAGCCCTTGGCCTAGGGAAGGGGGATAGGGTTGGGATTATTCTACCCAACACCCCCCACTTCCCCGTCGCCTACTATGCAACCCTTGCAGCCGGCGGGGTAGTTGTCGCCATCAACCCCATCAACCCGAGGGATGAGGTGGAGAGGGAGCTCAACGAGGCGGGTGTAGAGCTGGTCATCTCCCTAGACCGGTTCGAAGATAAGGTGCCGGTGGAGCGTTTCAAGGTGATCCTCGCAAGGGCTGAGTCATACCTCCCATGGCATCTGAGGGTTATAGTAGGGCTCAGGCGGAGGACGCATCAGAGAAAGGGGCTCAGGTTCGAGGAACTCCTCAAAGGCCCGAGGCTTGAGAAAACTGTTGAGGTCGATCCAATGAGGGACCTCGCAGCAATCCAGTACTCCGGGGGAACCAGCGGTCCCCCTAAGGGGGTCATGCTAACCCATTTCAACCTGGTGGCGAATGCTCTGCAGTCCTACCACTGGGCTAGGGGTTGGGGCTACAGCCCTAAGCCTCTGCCAGCAGGGTATCCCTATGTGATATGCGCCATCCCCTTCTTCCACATCTACGGCATGACCGTTGCCCTAAACGAGCCCATCCTATCAAGCTCAACCCTAATACTCATCCCAGAGCCTAAGCCCGAAGAAATTATGAAGGCTATCCAAAGATACCAGGCGACCCACTTCCCAGCGACCCCGAGGATGATCAGAGAGATCGTTGAGCACCCCGAGAGGGGGAGATATAACCTCAGGAGCCTTGTCACCTGTGTCACCGGTGGGGCCAGGATGGAGGTCGAGGTGGAGGAGAGGTTCAGGGAGTTAACGGGGGCGATCGTCCACCATGGCTATGGGTTGACAGAGGCAGGCCCGGTCACCCACTGCACCCCCCAAAAATGCTCCAAGCGCGGCTCAGCAGGCCTGCCATATCCAGACACGAAGGCCAAGATAGTTGACCTCCAGATCGGGGAGTTCGAGATGCCCCCTGGAAGGGAGGGGGAACTCGTCGTGAGTGGGCCTCAGGTCATGGTGGGATACTGGAAGGACCCGGAAGCCACGGCTCGAGCCCTTAGAGGGGGATGGCTCTACACCGGAGACGTTGCCAGGATGGACGAGCAGGGCTACATATACATCGTGGAGAGGAAGGATGAGAGGGTAATATCCTCAGGGCATAGTGTCTGGCCCTCCAGGGTTGAGGAGGTCCTCATGTCACACCCTTCAGTGGAGGAGGCTGCCGCGGTTGGGGTTCTGGATCCCGTGAGGTGCGCCACCGAGATCAAAGCCTTCATTGTCCTACGCCCGGGGTGGAGGCTCGAGGATGTTAGGGATTCCTTGATGGAGACCTGCAGGAAGATGCTCGAGCCATATGAGGTGCCAGATAGGATAGTCGCCGTCGACTCGCTTCCAAGAACGCCACTTGGAAAGGTGAACAAAAAGATCCTGAGGGAATGGTCTAGTCATGAACTTTCATAA
- a CDS encoding fumarate hydratase, whose protein sequence is MKRIGETNLFEVAYEMVKRCCIEIAPDAMWLLRQAYQRERSPPARELLRAMINNVELASETGTPICQSPGYPTLYAWIGGEVKIDADIRRAFERAIAKATREGYMRPSMVHPITRKNSGDNSGVEIPDMEIDYNPRIDHAQFIISFKGCGAELVNVLKVLTPSQIGEAGTGIRRLVLMSMVEAGGIPCPPVAIGVGIGGQIHTAAKLSRRAISIREWTDINPDRELASMEMELLSQVNSLGIGPGGIGGDTTALTVKVEMASTHTAICPVAINFHCWTARRSGAKIYPDGSIEYLYT, encoded by the coding sequence ATGAAGAGGATCGGTGAGACCAACCTATTCGAAGTGGCCTATGAGATGGTCAAGAGATGCTGCATAGAGATAGCTCCAGACGCCATGTGGCTGCTCAGGCAAGCCTACCAGAGGGAGAGGAGCCCCCCAGCTAGGGAGCTACTAAGAGCCATGATAAATAACGTTGAGCTGGCGAGCGAAACTGGGACACCCATATGCCAGTCTCCTGGCTACCCCACCCTCTACGCGTGGATCGGAGGGGAGGTTAAAATCGATGCGGACATCAGGAGAGCCTTCGAGAGGGCCATAGCCAAGGCGACAAGAGAGGGCTACATGAGGCCGAGCATGGTCCACCCCATCACCAGGAAAAATTCGGGAGACAACTCTGGGGTGGAGATACCAGACATGGAGATCGATTACAACCCAAGGATTGACCACGCGCAGTTCATAATCAGCTTCAAGGGATGCGGCGCAGAGCTCGTTAATGTCTTGAAGGTCCTCACGCCGAGCCAGATTGGGGAAGCTGGAACCGGCATAAGGAGGCTGGTCCTCATGAGCATGGTTGAGGCTGGAGGGATTCCATGCCCACCCGTGGCCATAGGGGTTGGAATTGGAGGACAGATCCACACAGCGGCCAAGCTGAGTAGGAGAGCTATCAGCATCAGAGAATGGACCGATATAAACCCAGATCGGGAACTTGCATCGATGGAGATGGAGCTTCTCTCACAGGTCAACTCCCTGGGCATAGGCCCTGGGGGGATTGGGGGAGACACAACAGCCCTGACGGTGAAGGTTGAGATGGCTAGCACCCATACGGCCATATGCCCAGTGGCAATAAACTTCCACTGCTGGACCGCGAGGAGGAGCGGAGCGAAGATCTATCCAGACGGGAGCATAGAATATTTGTATACTTGA
- a CDS encoding ABC transporter substrate-binding protein, which translates to MEKEQLEKEISKLKTLLMENLTVNLGVTAVDDHDYNRTKILFENIVEKDVNDYCLKMGYNIKFRFIIKNNKGLSGIALNNTQEFKEMGINIIIGHPSSTHCYVSMEYVNKNNMLLFSSSAQSSQLARKGDNLLRMHPNDAYQGHVIAEMLSSRGVRAIIVIELESLWADGIYKILEDIFLKKGGIVLERVKYNLELTDFSSHLARIEDIAVDAVRRYGREHVNIVLLSYEEGIKIVKQAKDFSTLYSLYWFGSDSTARFLAYTSEASEELTHLKIFSPLPEPTKSQFYFSLNQSYYALTHEPLDFDTASKYDIAWILARAILKSKTTDVKRLLEVIPEVASMNFGASGWCKLDENGDRETANYGIYGYEYVNGTATYKNYGVYDGTLGRVFWIEFPSS; encoded by the coding sequence ATGGAAAAAGAGCAGTTAGAAAAAGAGATTTCTAAATTGAAGACATTGTTGATGGAAAATTTAACTGTCAACCTTGGTGTGACTGCAGTAGATGATCACGACTATAATCGAACAAAAATCTTATTTGAGAATATAGTAGAAAAGGATGTTAATGATTATTGTTTAAAAATGGGTTATAATATTAAATTTAGGTTTATTATTAAGAACAATAAAGGGCTTTCTGGAATTGCTCTTAATAATACTCAGGAATTCAAAGAAATGGGTATAAATATAATAATAGGTCATCCCTCGTCAACTCATTGTTATGTAAGCATGGAATATGTGAATAAGAACAACATGCTGCTCTTCAGCTCCTCGGCCCAATCCTCACAGCTTGCTAGGAAGGGAGACAATCTCTTAAGAATGCATCCAAACGACGCTTATCAGGGACATGTGATCGCAGAGATGCTCTCAAGTCGTGGAGTTAGGGCGATTATAGTTATTGAACTTGAGAGTCTGTGGGCTGATGGGATATATAAGATCCTAGAGGATATATTCTTGAAGAAGGGTGGCATAGTCCTCGAGAGGGTTAAGTACAACCTTGAATTGACGGATTTCAGCAGCCATCTTGCTAGGATTGAGGATATCGCTGTGGATGCGGTCCGAAGGTATGGGAGGGAACATGTGAATATTGTGCTCCTCTCCTACGAAGAGGGTATCAAGATAGTCAAGCAAGCCAAGGACTTCTCAACCCTCTACAGCCTTTACTGGTTCGGCTCCGATAGCACCGCTAGGTTCCTGGCCTATACAAGCGAAGCTTCAGAAGAGTTGACTCACCTAAAGATCTTTAGCCCCCTTCCAGAACCTACAAAATCCCAGTTTTATTTCTCTTTAAACCAGAGTTATTATGCACTAACCCATGAACCCCTTGATTTCGACACGGCCTCCAAATACGACATAGCATGGATATTGGCTAGAGCCATTCTAAAATCCAAAACCACCGATGTGAAAAGATTGTTAGAGGTTATCCCAGAAGTGGCTTCAATGAACTTTGGGGCTAGCGGTTGGTGTAAACTCGATGAGAATGGGGATAGAGAAACCGCTAACTATGGGATCTACGGTTATGAATATGTAAATGGCACAGCAACATACAAAAACTATGGTGTATATGATGGAACGCTAGGGAGAGTTTTCTGGATCGAATTTCCTAGCTCATAA
- a CDS encoding serine hydrolase — MVLEEIEGYLVEEMNRRQIPGLSVALVKGENIAWSKGFGFADLANSTPATAETVYRVASVSKPVLAVGLLKLVERGKLNLDDPVNDLMDDVKIRTRFREQPTVRNLLTHTSGLPVHVDPIYFNPEEAVPLKEMIRESAIAVRPPNEEIVYSNTAFNIIGYLIELLSGMPYPKYMEEEIFKPLEMHSSSFEQTPQIKRLMAQPYTRRPGGTPEPVKPWYGGSMPEKPCGSLFSTAIDLARFLVSQMNGGYYKGRRILKEETIEEMHRLQASAGASRSGYALSWKRSWYYGRPMLSHTGGNLGWTAHVAFYPEVKTGVVILCNFNDNTGWRPPAKEVLHLLMGGTLYFNPESIRVESIPESWSRLLGVYTREFQEVHVKTEPGHLILEMGPAKAYLEAIDEARFLVHGGKSDGMELTFEFDENGFAKQIDLETEVYRRHIEYKRMVDENAELRGLWIGDYVIPYGYFTMKLAIYGENDGTVTDLNGEAISLSDFEAHRGRVKGRARFKVPYGYIGWGAEEYEVELNLAALEGKLEGNMTLKSVIGESKVPLILSKTN; from the coding sequence TTGGTTCTTGAAGAGATTGAGGGGTACCTGGTCGAGGAGATGAATAGGAGGCAGATCCCAGGGTTATCCGTGGCCCTAGTGAAGGGGGAGAATATAGCCTGGTCAAAGGGGTTCGGCTTCGCAGATCTGGCGAACTCGACCCCGGCTACAGCCGAAACGGTCTATAGAGTGGCCTCGGTCTCTAAGCCCGTCTTGGCTGTAGGCCTCCTCAAACTCGTCGAGAGGGGGAAACTCAACCTAGATGATCCTGTGAATGACCTTATGGATGATGTGAAGATCAGAACCAGATTCAGAGAGCAACCCACGGTCAGAAACCTCCTAACCCATACATCAGGGCTCCCAGTCCATGTGGACCCGATCTACTTCAACCCTGAAGAGGCGGTCCCATTGAAGGAGATGATCAGGGAGTCAGCCATAGCGGTCCGCCCCCCTAATGAGGAGATAGTCTATTCAAACACTGCCTTCAACATAATAGGCTATCTCATCGAGTTATTATCAGGCATGCCCTACCCCAAATATATGGAGGAAGAGATTTTCAAGCCGTTGGAGATGCATTCAAGTTCCTTTGAGCAGACGCCCCAAATTAAGAGGCTTATGGCCCAGCCATACACGAGGAGGCCGGGAGGTACTCCAGAGCCCGTAAAACCCTGGTATGGTGGTTCGATGCCTGAGAAGCCCTGCGGCTCCCTCTTCTCCACGGCCATAGACCTAGCCCGCTTCCTAGTATCGCAGATGAATGGTGGATACTATAAGGGGAGAAGGATCTTGAAGGAGGAGACCATAGAGGAGATGCATAGGCTCCAGGCCAGCGCGGGAGCCTCTAGAAGTGGGTATGCCCTTTCATGGAAGAGGAGTTGGTATTACGGGAGGCCCATGCTTTCCCACACTGGTGGAAACCTGGGATGGACTGCCCATGTAGCCTTTTATCCAGAGGTTAAGACGGGGGTTGTGATCCTCTGCAACTTCAACGACAACACGGGATGGAGGCCCCCAGCAAAGGAAGTTTTACATCTCCTCATGGGGGGAACATTATACTTCAACCCTGAATCGATAAGGGTAGAATCTATACCAGAGAGTTGGAGTAGGCTTTTAGGCGTTTACACCAGAGAGTTTCAGGAGGTTCATGTGAAAACGGAGCCCGGCCATCTTATACTGGAGATGGGGCCTGCTAAGGCTTATTTAGAGGCCATAGACGAGGCGAGATTCCTCGTTCACGGGGGTAAGAGCGATGGAATGGAGTTAACATTCGAGTTTGATGAGAATGGCTTTGCAAAACAGATCGACCTAGAAACCGAGGTATATAGAAGGCATATTGAGTATAAACGAATGGTAGATGAGAATGCAGAGCTTAGAGGGCTATGGATCGGGGACTATGTTATTCCCTATGGTTACTTTACTATGAAATTGGCTATCTACGGGGAAAATGATGGCACTGTTACAGATCTGAATGGAGAGGCAATCTCCCTCTCCGATTTCGAGGCCCACCGTGGAAGAGTAAAGGGGAGGGCCAGATTCAAGGTCCCGTACGGCTACATCGGTTGGGGTGCAGAAGAGTATGAGGTGGAGCTTAACCTAGCAGCATTAGAGGGGAAACTGGAGGGCAATATGACGCTGAAATCGGTTATAGGAGAGTCAAAGGTGCCTCTAATCCTCTCAAAAACAAATTGA